From one Gossypium hirsutum isolate 1008001.06 chromosome D08, Gossypium_hirsutum_v2.1, whole genome shotgun sequence genomic stretch:
- the LOC107909580 gene encoding probable E3 ubiquitin-protein ligase RHY1A isoform X1, translating into MAGMLPGVECARRRRFHQSGGSSDSSSVAVIGLTRRSSFCLYTSNNETHHSSVSSQQRSILTQSFQDDKLGGVAREAKERLDERLRSQRKSEPKRHSNKEGMKCVDGKSLVQGELRTEVFGSKKSASKRFSWAKLNWKASDQDECAICLERFKVDESLVHPPCAHRFHSRCLIPWLENHAHCPCCRMGILS; encoded by the exons ATGGCAGGCATGCTTCCTGGTGTTGAATGTGCAAGAAGAAGACGGTTCCATCAAAGCGGAGGGTCATCTGATTCGTCAAGTGTGGCAGTGATTGGTTTAACAAGGAGGTCCTCTTTTTGTTTGTATACAAGCAACAATGAAACTCATCATAGCTCTGTTTCTTCACAG CAAAGGAGCATATTAACTCAGAGTTTTCAAGACGATAAGCTTGGAGGAGTAGCAAGAGAAGCTAAGGAAAGATTAGATGAAAGGCTGAGATCACAAAGAAAGTCAGAACCAAAAAG GCACAGTAACAAAGAAGGAATGAAGTGTGTGGATGGGAAATCATTGGTTCAAGGAGAGTTGCGTACTGAGGTATTTGGATCAAAGAAGAGTGCTTCGAAGAGGTTCAGTTGGGCGAAGCTGAATTGGAAGGCGTCGGACCAGGATGAGTGCGCAATCTGCTTGGAGAGGTTCAAAGTTGATGAGAGCCTGGTTCATCCCCCATGCGCACATCGGTTTCATTCGAGGTGCCTGATCCCATGGCTAGAGAATCATGCTCATTGCCCATGTTGTAGAATGGGAATACTATCTTGA
- the LOC107909580 gene encoding probable E3 ubiquitin-protein ligase RHY1A isoform X2, with protein MLPGVECARRRRFHQSGGSSDSSSVAVIGLTRRSSFCLYTSNNETHHSSVSSQQRSILTQSFQDDKLGGVAREAKERLDERLRSQRKSEPKRHSNKEGMKCVDGKSLVQGELRTEVFGSKKSASKRFSWAKLNWKASDQDECAICLERFKVDESLVHPPCAHRFHSRCLIPWLENHAHCPCCRMGILS; from the exons ATGCTTCCTGGTGTTGAATGTGCAAGAAGAAGACGGTTCCATCAAAGCGGAGGGTCATCTGATTCGTCAAGTGTGGCAGTGATTGGTTTAACAAGGAGGTCCTCTTTTTGTTTGTATACAAGCAACAATGAAACTCATCATAGCTCTGTTTCTTCACAG CAAAGGAGCATATTAACTCAGAGTTTTCAAGACGATAAGCTTGGAGGAGTAGCAAGAGAAGCTAAGGAAAGATTAGATGAAAGGCTGAGATCACAAAGAAAGTCAGAACCAAAAAG GCACAGTAACAAAGAAGGAATGAAGTGTGTGGATGGGAAATCATTGGTTCAAGGAGAGTTGCGTACTGAGGTATTTGGATCAAAGAAGAGTGCTTCGAAGAGGTTCAGTTGGGCGAAGCTGAATTGGAAGGCGTCGGACCAGGATGAGTGCGCAATCTGCTTGGAGAGGTTCAAAGTTGATGAGAGCCTGGTTCATCCCCCATGCGCACATCGGTTTCATTCGAGGTGCCTGATCCCATGGCTAGAGAATCATGCTCATTGCCCATGTTGTAGAATGGGAATACTATCTTGA